GACTTGGCCCTTATTTAACAGGATCTCTTGTCACGCTGACAGGGTACCGCGGCGTTTATTTACTGATGGTCTCCGTTATACTTTTGTCCATTGCACTTTATTACTTCTTACACGGCAGAAAAGATAAGGTTCTTCATCACGCAGTGCAATCTTGACTTTTCCGGTGAATGCATCCAATCAATGAAAGCAATTGCCCAGTGAACAAAGGAGTGTGTTCAATGATGTTATACAACGGCATTTCCGACTATAAAGATATTTTGCATGAACTATCTGCCCTTGCCGAAAAGCCCTGTCACAGCGAAACTTGGAATACATTCAGAAGTATGATCCACGCAAAACTATCGGGTAATTCACTTGAAATGATAGAAACGAGCCTGTCCATTATAGAAGACACAAAGAAACGGGAACATGACTTAAAATTCTCAACGAAGACATTGGAAATTATCCAGCAAATTAATACCGAGGTGTCTTCCCTGGCACCACTTGATAAAATTTTAAAATTGAGCACGGACCGCCTCAGAACTATTTCAAAGGCTAATATCGCATTGATCGCACAAATTGACGCCAGTGAAAAAATGATACAAGTCACAGCACTTTCAGGTTCTACTGACGAAGTATTGCAGAATTTCAGGCAATCGGCAACTGCCAGGATTTGCGGTACAGTTATACAAACAGAAAAAATATATGTGCTGCCTGACGTGGAACTTGAAAAGATTTTGAGTGATCCGCTCATTTCACTTTTACATCGTAAAGAAAATATTCGTTCATTAATTTGCGCACCGCTCGTTGTCAATAAGGAGCTGATCGGCATTTTTATCATCGCCAAAGATTATCCTAATCACTCATCCCCTTTTTTATTGGATGTCTTAAGCACATATTGCAATCAAACTGCAATCGCCATAAATAATGCCAGATTATATGCAAATGAGCTGCGTGTATCCAGCATGCACAAGGAACTCTTTCAGGAAGCCTTGAAGGGTATTCAGGAGTCATCGCCAAGCTGTCTGCTTTTCTGAGTGAGCCCGTACTATTAACAGGCGAGCTTGGTGATGTAATAGATGTTCATATGTCAGCAAGCTGCCACTGGAGCAGGTGTTTGACCTTCCTTTTCTGCGTAATGCATTTTGTTCAGAAAAAGAACCTTATGTGTCGCCTGCGGTGCTGCATGTAAACAAAGAGCACTCTTACAGCCTCATTCCCATTCTTCTTCACGAGAAAGCCGCAGCGTATTTACTCATTCCTAAGGTTTATAATGAACGGGATCACTTAGATTTGGTCGCCATAGAACAGGCAAAAAATATTCTTTCCTTAAAATTCACTCAAGAACACACCAGTATGGAAGTTGAAAACCGTCTGCGGCTCGATTTTGTACATGATTTACTGTTAGGTTTGGAAACTGAAGAAGATTTGATTAGAAGAGGCAGATATCTCAAAATTTCTTTTCAGCATCCCCGTCAAGTCATCATGCTGAATCCAAAAAACCGTTTGGATACTGAACACATCGACTCCAAGCGACTTACACAGATTGCAGAGAAACTTCAATATGAGCTCGGCTTTTCAAAAATGCATTTATGCACCATCCATGGGACAAAATTAATCATCATAGCACCCGTGGGGGAAACAGATCAGCTGACTAGTAATATTCTTTCTTATTTTGAAGATCATTATCCCACTGTAGATATTTCAATAGGCGTCAGTAATGCTGTTACGGAAGTTTCCGACTATACTACTGGGTATAACGAAGCCAAAAGAGCCTCACAATTTGTAGAGTTAATTGGAGGAAATAAAAGAGTTTTATATTATAATGATCTCGGTGTTGTCGGTCTTCTATTTGAATCTGCTGACTATGCTTCAATCATAGAATTTAAAGATAAATATTTAGGTAAATTACTTCACTATGAAGGACAGAATAAATCCGACTTGCTCTTGTCGCTACAAGTATTCTTAGACAACGAATCCGCCTATCAGGCATCTGCAACACAATTGCACGTTCACTATAATACACTCCGATACAGAATTGAACGGGTAGAAGAAATTATTCAGCTGGATCTGTCTAACGCACAAAATCGGTTAAATCTGCAAATAGCCTTAACGATCCATCAGTTAGTCAATTCTTTTTCATAATTTTACCCATGATAAAAAGGGAGCGCCATGCAGTTACTTCCTGCATGGCGCTCTCTTTTCACAAAACACAGTATATTAGTATGCATTTCACTGCCGCTTTACTTATTTTTCGCCAGCAGCGATACTGCAGCCTGTTCATATTCCTTTTTCATTTCACTGATTACATCGGCAACGGGCTGAATGTTCTTTACTGAGCCAACTCCCTGCCCTGCCCCCCAAATATCTTTCCAGGCCTTGGCTTTTGTTTGATTCCGATTGGTGTCATACTCTTTGAGATCTTCCAGCTTCGCCGGATCCAATCCCGCATTTTGTATACTCGGAATCAGGTAATTGCCATTTCCCGTACAGTTGTATTCATCCGTACATCCTATATTTGCTTAGATTTTAACATCTGCCCCTGCACGGTTCATTGGAGTATTCCAGATACTCTTCATGTAAATTATTGGCTCGAATAAAATCTGCCAAGTAATCTGCAAAAGGCTCCCCATGATCGATGAGCCGTTTCAAATGTTTAACTATGCTGATGATCTCGGTTTTCTTTCGCACGGGACTGTGCGCAGACTGATTTTTATAATAAAAAACTTCTTGATGAATCAGATCACCGGGTGAACATCCATTTTTCAACAGATGCTTAATTTTTTCTTCTTTTCTTTCGATGATAGAAAGATATTTTTCTAATTCCCGTTCATACTCTTCACGTAAAAAGATTCCTTTATGATGCGAAGTGACAAAGTATTTGGCATCTGTCTCAAGTGTCTTTCTGGCTGATTGGATAAATTGATCGATATCACTCTCTGCATCACCGTAATACGGACCGAAAGAAGTCAGATCAATATCTCCGGTCAGTAAAATGCCATAATCCATGACGTACGGCGTGCAATAACCCTGCGTATGGCCGGGCGCATGAATAAACATAACGTCTGTCCCTGACATAGTAATCACCTGGTTGTATTCATGCGTTCCAGAAGCGTGCAATATTTTGGGGTCCACAACAGTATTGCCGTATGTTTTTTCTTTAAGGTCTTGTATCCATTTATCTACACCTTCTTTTCCATATACCGCATATAAACCTTCTGATTTTGCGAGTTCATGATAATCAGTAACTTTTTCTATATCATATTTGTTAATCAGCTTTTCTGCGTCCGGAAACAATTGCGCTCCCCACACGTGATCAATATGATGATGCGTCAAATAAATCGTATGGACTGTATGATTTTTTTGTATATAATCAAACGTTTTAGTGCCTGACCCGCAGTCGATGAGAGTAGAATCTTCATTTCCAGCGATAATTAAGGAAGTGGATAAGGGAATACGACCTCCATTATCGCTCATAATTTCAACCGGGCCTATTTTTACATAAAGCACTTTCTTCTCCTCCTCTCATTCTTTGCCGGAATAACCGTAAGAAATTTCATCACTGGATTCCTCTTCACATTATCGTTTACTCATAAAGTTGCGTCAAACAATTTAAAATAGTCAAATTACTTGAAGTATCTTTCTAATAATACCGCATTTTGAATATTTAACTATGTATTAAACATACAAATCACATCAATAATTTCATAAGAGTTTTACATATCATGCAATGATACACGCGAAATTACATAACAGCGAACAAAAAAGAAGCCTTCCATAAGTTCGATAACTTAATGAAAGACCTCTTTATTTTCGTTCAGGAAAACATCCGCAAACTGTATTCAAAATACTTGCGGCCGCTGGTTATCCTACAAACATATTAGCAATCAAAATACTTACTAATGAAACTGCCCATGCAATGGTCGTTGGAATCGACCAGACCATGACTTGCTCCTTCACTTCCTTCACGCCAAGCATCCGGTTGACAACCCAGAACATGCTGTCATTGAAGTAGGAGAAAATCATCGCACCGAGTGCAGCGGCTTGCGCAGCCAGAGCCAGGTTAACATCCAGATTTACGACAATCGGTGCAGAAATGGATGCGGCTGTAATCATTGCTACTGTTCCGCTTCCTTGGATTAAACGAACAAGTGTCGCGATGAAGAATGGAACAAGTACCGCCGGCAAAGGAAGCAATGCCACTTGCTGTGCGATGTAGTCGCCCGCTCCGCTGTCACGAAGGACTTGTCCAAGCGCACCGCCTGCTCCTGTTACAAGCAGGATAATACCAGCCGTCACCATTCCTTCTTCCATACGGCCAAGTGCTTCTTCTCTCGTTAAGTGGCCTGCCAATAAATAGATGGCAGAGACTAATGATAAACCGACCGCGATAATCGGCTGACCTAAGAATAATAGATAGTCAATCCAGCCGCCTGTCAAATCCATGGCTACGAATGTTGTATTTAAAAATATAAGAACAATCGGCAATAAAATTGGAATCATAGAGCGGAACAATGAAGGCAGCTCCTTATTCCGTTCATCCGTCAGACGCACAAGTTCCTGATAGGCCATATGCTCATCAGGTCTTTCAAAATCGAGACCGTCTTCCGTCGGGATCTGATAAATTCGTTTACCTACCCATTTAGCGTACAGCACACCAGAAATGACAATGGGAATGGAGAATACTAGACCCCAAGCGATCATCAGACCGATATCAACGCCGAATATACCTGCCACGCCAAGCGGACCCGGTGTCGGCGGTACCGCATGATGCGTTGCAACTAAACCGACGGCCAGCGCTACACCAAGAGTGATGACAGATTTCCCTGTCTTTCTTGACAACGCTTTCACAAGCGGGTTTAAAATGACAAACGCGGAGTCCACGAATATAGGAATTGAGACAATATATCCGGCAATCGCCATTGCCCACTCTTCTTTGCGTTTCCCTACAGCACGGATCAGACTATACGCCAGACGTTCTGCAGCTCCTGACACTTCCAGAATTCTTCCAATCATTACCCCAAATCCGACAACAATACCGATAGACCCAAGCGTGCTTCCGAAACCTTTAGATATAGTAGAAGAAACCTCGATCGGATTCATCCCGCCGATTAAGCCTGTCAGCGACGCAGCAATAATCAAAGCTAAAAATGCGTGGATTTTCGTTTTTAACACTAGAAATATTAATGCAGCTACACCGACTACGAGTCCTACAATCATTTGCATTTCGGGTGTCATCTGTATCCCCCCAATTTCTGATTTAGTAAAGTTATTGAAAGAGGGTTTCCCCTCTTTCAACGGTTTCTATTATAGAGATTCTCTTGTGAATTTCGGCGCATATTCAGCTGCCAGTTTAATACATTCTTCCATACTCACGCTTGCTGCAATGTTTTTCCACGCAATATCAAATGCTGTTCCGTGGTCAACAGAAGTACGCAGGAACGGAAGTCCATTCGTGATAGAAATCGTACGGTGGAAATCTGTCATTTTCGCTGCAATATGCCCTTGGTCATGATAAAGCGAAAGGACTGCATCATATTTGCCATTCAGTGCCTGGAAGAATACAGAATCTGCCGGAACGGGACCGTATGCATCAATGCCGTCTGCTTTAGCTGCTTCGACACCCGGTGCGATTTCGTTCACTTCCTCCATGCCAAACAAACCGCCTTCACCACTATGCGGGTTCAAACCAGCGACTGCCAGCTTGCGATCTTCCACGCCCAGACGCTGCAATGCCTGATCACAGCGGCTCAAGTAATCACGAACACGCTCTTTCGTCATTTGAGAAATCGCATCTTTCAATGACACGTGACGCGTCAAGAAGAAGATTCTCATGCCGTTTACTTGGAACATCGTTAATGGATCAGGTGCTCCGCCCAAGTCTTCCAGCATTTCCGTGTGACCGATATACGGAACATTTGCTGCTTTTAATGATTCCTTATTGATAGGCGTTGTAGCGATTGCCGCCACTTCGTCTGCCATTGCAAGTGCCACTGACTTCTTGATGAATTCAAATGCAGCTTGTCCGCATTGCGCCTGAACTTTTCCTGGCTCCAATGCATCGATATCAATATTGTTCATATCTAACACGTCTACTGTTCCGAATTCATATTTCCCTTCCTTCGGATCTGAAACAACGTTCACTTCTAAACCGGTTTCTGTTACGCCGATCGCTTTTTTAATCACGTCTGCATCGCCGACTACGAGCGGATTACACATTTCATAAATCTCTTGCTTCGCCAATGACTTTACGGTAATTTCCGGGCCGATTCCTGCTGCGTCACCCATTGGAATTGCTATAATTTTACGTTCGTTTGTCATATTACACACGTCCTTCATCATTTTTTGTCTGCAGATAAATCAGGCATTTATAGATCGACTGCTTTTCACCGACCATGCCGCCTTTTGTTACTACCGGGATCCCGTCAAACGTCCCCCCGATGAACTTTCCATAAGCAGCGAGCGGTATTACTTCTTCATCCAGCTGAATTGCTTCAGCACCGCTAATGGTAAATAACGCTGCCGTCACATCACCGCCACTGGAAAACGTCCCATCGATTTTCATATCACCATTTTGTACGATGGTATGTGTTACTTTCGCAAGACCCGACGTAATACGCTTCGCAAGCATTTCTTCCGTCGTGTGTTCTTCTCTTGCGATATCTGCCAGCGACAGGATTTGTGAGGTTGGAGATAATGTCGTCACGATTAATATTTCCTGATCTTTCAGCTTCTTGATCCCTTCATCCGTTGCACGCTTCACTTCCGCGTCCCATTTATCTGTCATCGTTGCCAATTGGGAGGCATCGACGTAAACAGGTGAAGAATTTGTTTTATCCATTAAATAGCGCAATTGCCGCCCTGTAAGACTCGTAACACTTCCCACGGTGACAATATATCTGTTCTCGTACAGGCTTCGTCTGGCCAGTACACGCGCAAACGCTGCGGACAGCGGGCCAGGATCCACCGGGAATAACGTACGCTCTTCCATCATTGCCATGGATTCGGCGATATTGCTGATTTCTTCATTCGTCACTGCGTCGATGACAATGATTCTCTTGCCGGCATTGATTTGCTCCGTCAAAGAAGCAGTAATTTTAGCTCTTCCCTGTAAGACATCGCCTAACCCAATATGTCCGATTTCATGCTGGCTCTGCTCTGCAATTACTGCGGGCACAAATGATTTAGTGATTGGGTTCATCGGATCTTTTGCTACGTCAGTTTCTTGAACCGGCACGCCTTCCACTAACAAATAGCCGCCTGACGTTACCCGTCCTGAGTCAGGATAAGAAGCCACGACAATAGCGACGCTTTCTTCGCCGGTACTGGTAAGCAATGCGTCAATCTCAGAACCTATATTGCCCCGGATCGTACTGTCAATCCGCTTGGCGATTACATCAGCTCCCCACAACCGAAGCTGCTTAAACGTATCTTGAACCCGCTCTTTTGCAACCGCAGCATCTACATACCTGCTGTCTGTATCTACACAAATCGATGTGAACTTATCCGATTTCGGCACCTGAGCACCAAAAATAATCGTGGCGCTTTTAAATCCTACTTCTGCAAGACGGACGCCTGTAGCGTTCGCACCCGTTAAATCATCTGCGATTATTCCGATCTTCATATACTCACCTACTTTGCAATAATAATTTCCACCAATTCGCCGTATTTCTCCATCAGTTCTTCAGATAACTGCCCATCTGTAATAATCGTGGATACATCTTCAAGATCACAGACTTTTGATAATGCTTTCTGATTAAACTTTGTTGAATCTGCGACCAGTATCGTTTCCGTGGCTGTTCTGATCATCGTCCGCTTCAGAGAAGACTTATCAATTGTAGGTGTAGTAATCCCAAACGAATTGTGGATTGCATTTGCACCCAAAAAGAACAGATCGACATGAATTGATTTTAAAATGTTTTCTGTCAGCGAACCGTACAGTGTCCCCGTCTCCGTCTGCAAACGGCCGCCGAGAATAATTACTTCTAATTTGCTGCCCATAAGCTCAGCTGCTATTTTAATATCATTCGTAATCACTGTCAGATGTTCGTGATTTTTCAATAACCGTGCAATTTCAAGCGTCGTCGTTCCTGAATCAATAAGCACAGTCATCCCTTCAGTCACAAAAGAGACAGCGCGCTTTGCAATCATCTTCTTTTCCCGGACAGAAATGTTCGATTTTAGTTCAAACGTCTTTTCGTGAATCAGCGCTTGTGACGGAACAGCGCCGCCATGTGTGCGAATCAGCTTGTTCTGCTTCTCCAGCACATCGAAATCCCTTCGTATCGTCATAGGCGTTACATTCAACACTTCGGAAAGCCGGATGATATCCACTCTTCCTTCCGTTGCAAGCGATTCCATTATTTTCGATCTTCGTTCTTTTGGAGACAATTCAATGACCTCCTGCGCACTATGTTCATCAGCATCAATAATTTGTTCTCTATGAACATAATTATGTTACTTTCAAACACATAAGTCAATCATTTATTATTATGTTCTTTCAATGAGCGGAGTATTCACATATATTTTTGAAAAATAATATAACAATCGATTAACATCAGTCAGCGTCTTATATGAAATCGGAGCTGGCATAAATGTCAACGTCTTGTCCTTTAGCCTTACTCAGGAGTGTTTGTATGAAGTCAGAAAAGCACAGTCATTGCGCTGAACACGAGTGTATAAAACACTGTCTTGACACCAGGCATGACACGCAGGATAATTTGAGATAACGAATAGTTGAGATATAACCATTTAAAAGATTTGGGAGAGGGCGATGGATGTGAGGAAGAAGTTGAAAATAGGAACGATGATCCACGGTGTCGGGGAGAAGATTTCAGACTGGCGGCATCCTGCTATGCCATCAGATGCAAGTGTAAGCTTTGAATTTTATAAACAACAGGCCCAAACATCAGAACGCGGGAAATTTGATTTTGTTTTCATCGCAGATGCTCTGTACATTAATGAAAAATCAAATCCGCATTATCTGAATCGTTTTGAACCGCTGACGATCCTGTCTGCCCTAGCAGCGGTGACGTCAAATATCGGATTAGTCAGCACGTTATCGACTACTTACAGCGAACCTTTTTCTGCAGCACGGCAGTTTGCTTCACTTGATATGCTGAGCGGCGGACGCGCAGGATGGAATGCGGTGACGTCAGGATTAGAAAAGACGGCATTAAATTTCAGCAAAGAAGTTTCCGATCATCCAGATCACGCCGCGCGTTACCGGATGGCCGCCGAGTTCGTCAAAGTCATGAAAGGCTTATGGAATTCCTGGGAAGATGATGCATTTATCCGCAATAAACAGACCGGGCAATTTTTCGATTCAAATAAATTGCATACATTGAATTATGAAGGCGAGTTCTTTTCCGTACAGGGACCGTTAAATATCGGACGTTCGCCGCAAGGGCAGCCAGTAATTTTTCAGGCGGGCTCTTCAAAAGCAGGCATTGCGTTTTCCGCACAAGAAGCAGACGCAGTTTTCGCCATTATGCCTGATTTAGAAGAAGCGCAGCAATATTACAGAGACGTAAAAGAGCAAACAGCTGCCGTTGGGCGTAATCCCGATGATGTGATGGTGCTGCAAGGAATCAGTCCGATTATTGGAGATACGGCAGAGGAAGCGGAACGAAAATTCCAGGAACTCGCCGGGCTGGTGACAATTGAGCAGGCACTCGCTTTTTTAGGCCGTCTGTTTGAGCACCATGACTTTTCTCAATATCCATTGGACGAACCTTTCCCTGAACTGGGATCGATCGGAAAAAATAGTTTCAGAAGCGATACAGATCGTATTAAGTCCGATGCACGCAGGCAAAACTTAACCTTGCGCCAAGTAGCCTTAAGAGAAGCCACACCGCGCACGCCGTTCATGGGAACCCCGGAGCAAGTCGCCAGTCTAGTTGAAGAGTGGTACGAACAAAATGGAGCAGACGGCTTCATGATCATCGCAAATTTGCCAAGCGAACTTGAAGCATTTGTTGACAAAGTAGTTCCCCTCCTTCAGCAGCGCGGAATTTTCCGGACAAAATACGAAGGGTCTACCTTACGGGAAAACTTGGAGTTGCCTTATGCAGAACACAATACGTCCTGTAATGCATCGCTTGTGTAAGGGCTTTATGAAATATTCACACAAGTACTCCGCCACTGGGTTAATTAATTAGTACTTTCAATGATTACAGTATTCACCTGCCATTTCAAAAAACGGTTCTAATCATTTTTTACATGATCGGAACCGTTTTTGATTTCATTGTCACTGACTATTCTTAATGATCCGGCTCTGCTGCTGCCGAACCCCATACATTGATGATCGACCCAATTTGTGTCACATGTATAAATATGCCTGTATACACAGGCATAAAACATTCACCTGTGTCATTGGGGCCTTCACAATATCTGTCTAGGTGTATCGGGTGCTCGTACGTAATCTCAAATTTCCCTGCCTTTTTGCCGGTGAAGTGGAACATATTTGTGCCCGGCTCTCTCGTCACATCCGCAATCTGTTCATAATTTTCAGGCGAGATGCTGTACTTTCCTATAGTGTATTTATCGTTTTCTCCATATGAAAATGTCGGTTGCTCCCTCAACGTGCGCATTGTATAGTAGATTTTGTCTCCGGCAGCCTTGGCATCGATTCCGTAACGAACTTCCTTCCCGTCCGCAAAGCGGACTGCGGCAATATATTCGCCCGGCTTGTCAATCTCGATGCAGATGAAGTAATTATCGCATACTTTAAATGCCATGCTGTCATTCATCAGCTTCCCGTCCATCGCAGACAGGGATACATTCCGTACATCTCCCGGAACATCATCGAGTTGTCCTGGCCCGCCGAACATACTTAACCGTGCTATCGTCGGCAGCACATCCTCCGTCTCTTCCAGCGTCAGTTTCAGCTCGCCGTCTTCTTTTTTGACATGCACATAATTCTTGTCATGTTCCAAATCCGCAGTTTTGGAAGCACTTCCGTGGAAAACGATCGCCCCTATCCCTTCCTTCAACGGAATCAGCTGCACTTTATCTTTCGTATAACCTTCTTTTCCTTTAATCAAGACCGCTTTGAATAATCCAGAATTCATTTCATTGTCCGTAATGGACTGGATCAATTCCCATCCAAAATCACTTGGTTCAAGCGTTACGACATTTGACGGTCTTGCATCTTCCGTCGCTTTTATCATCTTCGCGGCTTGCCCTCTCGTAATCGCCGCATTCGGGCTAAATGTGGAAGGCGTCGTTCCCGTTGTAATGCCCAGCTTGTAAATAATCATAATATTGGCCGCATGGGATGTATTCGGCGCAACGTCCTTGAACGGATTGCTGATATCCCCGTCACGCGGCAAATCAAACGCCTTCACTAAAATGGAAGCCATCTGCCCTCGTTTGATCGGATCATTCGGCCCGTATCGTCCGTCCCCATAACCGCCGATAATCCCTTTTTCCGCCATCGCAGCGATCGCTTTATAATAGCCGTTCGCTGTGGACACATCTTTAAAATGAGGATTCTTTACACTGTCCATATCAAGCTTGATCATCTTCGCAATGATTGCCGCGGCCTGCCCTCTTGTAATTGAACGGCTTGGCTTGAACGTGCCATCCGGATATCCTCCAATAATAGTACGCTCCGCCAGCTCATTCACCGCTTGTGCGAAATGCTTCGTAGGCGGCACATCTTTGAACAGTTGTTTGTCTGCTGCCGCGCTTGATAGCGGCAAGCTGCATGCAATCAGCAATGCGCTGAGCACGGTCATAAGTATTCTTTTCATGTTATTTCTCCCCTTCTGCTCTAACTCACCCCAGTTGTAGGCAGGCTGCCGTCTGTATGTGGCAGCGTACAGACGGGAGAAATGGAGAAAAGTTTCAAAAGTTTTACATTTTCTTTTTATGGGTAGTTTTCTTTTTTGAACCTACCTTGATAGACAGGACTCGCTTGAAGTGAAATCGCAATAAAATTTGCGGCGTTGGGAGGAGTCGCACTTACACTAAAAACTAGAATAGGGTTTTAATAGCGAATACCGATGTATTAAACTTAGATAGTTTCCCATACACAAGTATCCCCGCCAAGTCAATTAAATATGTATTATATTTCACAGGTATCGCAGGATTATTGCTCAAAGTAATCTAAATCTATTTGCTTTGTTATGTATGTTTCTTGATTAGAAACCCCTATGTCGTACGTAAACATAAGATCCGTTAATTGACTTCCGTCGATAAGCACTATTTTCTTGTCTATAAAACGAATATATTCCCTTGCTCCCTTTGAAAACTCGGAAGTTGTAATAAATATACCTTTTTTTGCACGTTGCCCCTCTAGACTGCCTACGAATTTTTGAATTTCAGGACGATGCACAGAATTTTGCCAGCGTTTTGCTTGTATATAAATCATATCAAGACCAAGTGTATCTTCCTTTATTATTCCATCTATACCTTCATCCCCAGATTTACCTATAGCTCTGCCAGCATCTTCCACAGAACCGCCATAACCCATTGCAACGAAAAGTTTTACAACAAGGCGTTCAAAAAAGAGTGGTGAACATTCTAATATTTTCGCTAACAATTCATCTTTTGTTTCTTCTTTTAATAATTTATAACTATCCTCAAGAATCTCTCTTGGGGTCTTATCATTGTCGGGATCAATTACATCGGGGTCTAAGCTTGTCTCACCTTGGTCTTCTTTGGGACTTTTAAACTTTCTAAATGTTTCATAGCGCATTAAAAATCTATTATCAATTTTCGTTATTGACGGATCCGACAATACTTTCTCACCATCTTCCGTAATGACAAAAGTGGCACGACGAACATTTTCTAACAAACCTGCTTTTTTTAGATATGTACGCGCCCAGCCAATTCTATTATGAAAAACTAATTGATTGCCACTAGGCAACATGGCCTCTTTTTCCTTTTCATTTAAATTAAAATGGTCTGCCAATGTTTGA
The Sporosarcina sp. P33 genome window above contains:
- a CDS encoding S-layer homology domain-containing protein, translated to MKRILMTVLSALLIACSLPLSSAAADKQLFKDVPPTKHFAQAVNELAERTIIGGYPDGTFKPSRSITRGQAAAIIAKMIKLDMDSVKNPHFKDVSTANGYYKAIAAMAEKGIIGGYGDGRYGPNDPIKRGQMASILVKAFDLPRDGDISNPFKDVAPNTSHAANIMIIYKLGITTGTTPSTFSPNAAITRGQAAKMIKATEDARPSNVVTLEPSDFGWELIQSITDNEMNSGLFKAVLIKGKEGYTKDKVQLIPLKEGIGAIVFHGSASKTADLEHDKNYVHVKKEDGELKLTLEETEDVLPTIARLSMFGGPGQLDDVPGDVRNVSLSAMDGKLMNDSMAFKVCDNYFICIEIDKPGEYIAAVRFADGKEVRYGIDAKAAGDKIYYTMRTLREQPTFSYGENDKYTIGKYSISPENYEQIADVTREPGTNMFHFTGKKAGKFEITYEHPIHLDRYCEGPNDTGECFMPVYTGIFIHVTQIGSIINVWGSAAAEPDH
- a CDS encoding restriction endonuclease, with amino-acid sequence MEVSMPGYQEFMYPFLKCLADREEHTLQEMYQTLADHFNLNEKEKEAMLPSGNQLVFHNRIGWARTYLKKAGLLENVRRATFVITEDGEKVLSDPSITKIDNRFLMRYETFRKFKSPKEDQGETSLDPDVIDPDNDKTPREILEDSYKLLKEETKDELLAKILECSPLFFERLVVKLFVAMGYGGSVEDAGRAIGKSGDEGIDGIIKEDTLGLDMIYIQAKRWQNSVHRPEIQKFVGSLEGQRAKKGIFITTSEFSKGAREYIRFIDKKIVLIDGSQLTDLMFTYDIGVSNQETYITKQIDLDYFEQ
- a CDS encoding LLM class flavin-dependent oxidoreductase — its product is MDVRKKLKIGTMIHGVGEKISDWRHPAMPSDASVSFEFYKQQAQTSERGKFDFVFIADALYINEKSNPHYLNRFEPLTILSALAAVTSNIGLVSTLSTTYSEPFSAARQFASLDMLSGGRAGWNAVTSGLEKTALNFSKEVSDHPDHAARYRMAAEFVKVMKGLWNSWEDDAFIRNKQTGQFFDSNKLHTLNYEGEFFSVQGPLNIGRSPQGQPVIFQAGSSKAGIAFSAQEADAVFAIMPDLEEAQQYYRDVKEQTAAVGRNPDDVMVLQGISPIIGDTAEEAERKFQELAGLVTIEQALAFLGRLFEHHDFSQYPLDEPFPELGSIGKNSFRSDTDRIKSDARRQNLTLRQVALREATPRTPFMGTPEQVASLVEEWYEQNGADGFMIIANLPSELEAFVDKVVPLLQQRGIFRTKYEGSTLRENLELPYAEHNTSCNASLV